The window CCACGGGCAGCACCTGCCCGGCAGCAGCTGTGGTCCTCAGAGGGCCGGGCTCTCAGTCTGTGAGCCGACGGCCACCACGCCAGCCCTGGTTGTCCCGCCAGACACAGTAGTTGAGTGCGGCCGCGAAGGCCAGCCAGGCCAGGTACGGGTACAGCAGGCGGGCGGCCGGAGGGCTCACCCTGCACCAGGCCACGGCCGTGGCTCCTGCCAGCCCACCCGTCAGCAGGAGGTCCACCAGGGCCTGCGGGGACACAGGGGCAGGGAGGACGGGGAGGCCTGAGGCTCGCTGTGCTCACCGGACGTGTGTCCCAGCTGGCCAGTCACGGGATCACTCATGGGAACGCTCCTTTCCACCCCCAGGTGACCCAGCCAAACCCCTCCCCCGtctgctgcctcagtttcccacctgtaaaatgggaacaatcaCCCCTGCCCGATCCACGCAGTGTGAGGGATGCACAGCACCAGTCATAACGTTTTCCTATACAATGGCCCCTCAGCCAAGCCAGCAAGTCCCTCTGCTGCCATCAGAACCCTACAATGCTTCCTTCCCCTGAGGAGAAGCAGCTGGGAGATCCCCAGGAGGCCACTGGTCCCCTAAAAGCTTCCGAGAGATGCTGACCATGAGCCCCCCCCCATCTTTAGACCCTCATCCCATCTGGGATGTGATGCCTCAGGTCCCCAAAGAAAGGCCACTCCTCCAGGGACCAAGAAGACCAGCCAAGGCCACACTTACCCAACCCATTTGTCGGGTGCCAAAGAAGAGGGGAGGCCAAGCCCAGTTCAAGGCCAGCTGCCCGGCATAGAGTCCCAGGGGAACCACAGCCTCCTCCGAGAAGCCCCCCAGCTCTTTCCAGACCATGTAGGAGCCATACCTGAAACAGAGGCCACCGGTCAGGACAGCAGCAGGGAAGGGACCAAAAGCCTCTCTGCAGGGCAGGGACGACAGTGGTGGCTCGGGCACGCTCTGCCACTGACTGTTGCCTGACTTCTCTGGGCCTTCATTTCTCACAGGATGGCTGTAGGGATTTAACACACTGGCCGTGCCTAggtcagtgcctggcacatgggacACTTAACGAGTATCTGCCATCATCCTCATGAGGGTCTGAAGAAAGAAGCCCATGTGTGTGGCCACATCACCCTGAACGTGACCGATCTCGCCAGAAGAGGAAAGCACATGCGGCATGTGGGTGGGAAAGAGGCCCCTAACCTAGCCAGGGGCGCTGCACAGAGCACAGGACATTTCGGCCGGGCCTTAGTAGGCAAGTAGGAGTTTTCTAGGAGAAGAAAACAAGCATATGCAAACGCTTACCCACGTGCTCCGGCTCTTTCCTAGTGCTAACTCCTCATCCTGATAGTAATTCGCAGAGGTGGGCAGtattatcacccccattttacagatggggaggccgaggcccagagaggcaaagTGACTAAGATCTCTCGGCAGGCAACCAGTAGGtaaaggcaggatttgaacccaggtggcCGGGGCCAGGGCCTGAGCTCTTTACTCCTTGAGGAATTTGACCTTCTCGGGGTCACTGGGCGTGTGCTTTGTCAGGATCTCACTGGTGgaggaagggagtggggaggcctggaggctgAAGCAAGGGGAGGCCAGGATGGGGAGGAGAAGGCAAGAGAAGCGCCGGAGCCTGACAGGGTAGTGCCGGGACTGGCTGGGGGTGGTGCCCACGCGACACCCAGGTTGCAGGGACTTGTTCCCCTCAGAACCCggggggcagggatccctgggtggcgcagcggttggcgcctgcctttggcccagggcgcgatcctggagacccgggttcaaatcccacgttgggctcccggtgcatggagcctgcttctccctctgcctgtgtctctgcctctctctctctctctctctctctctctctctgtgtgtgactatcataaaaaaaaaaaaaaaaaagaacccggGGGACATCCAGCCTGGCTTCTGCTACCTGCACCCTGGGCACCTGGCATCTGCAGCCCCACCCTGCACTGGGCTGGTATAGACTCAAGATGCGGGGAACATTCCAGAAGGAGGGCAGGGAGCCAGCCTCCTCCGCGGGATGCAGTTCCCACTGGAGGCACCAGGGGGTGCCCTCCCCCGGCCGGCGCTTCCCTTCCTCTGGGGCAATTCAGGGGTGTGTGTCCTCACCggtttcctgcaggaagccccgtGCCCAGCGGGTGGTTTTGAAAATTAACCCCGTCGCGGCCAGCGAGGAGTGAGTGCTCGACCAGTGGCAGCTGCGAGACTTGTTACTGTTGCTGCCACTCGGCCTTGGAAGGGGCCCAGGCCTGGACCTGGCGCACGGAGCCAGCCTCCCCCTGGGGTTGCGAAAACAGCCAGGGTGCCAGCTTGAGACCGTGCCACTGGCCCGCCCCTCCCAGGAGGCCTTGGGGGGAAAGTTCGGGCAAGGAAACGGAGCCTGCTCCCCGCGGAGAGCACGCGGGGgagccctgcccctgggcctccgGGGGAGGATGGCCCGGCCCACCTACCCCATGGCCGAGTACAGGGTGCCCCAGATGGGGCCCAGCGTCCAGCGCGGCGGGTGCCACGAGGGCTTCTGCAGGCTGGCATACCAGCGGAGGCCCTCCCCGCGGACATAGTACGAGCCCAGGAAGCCCCCCAGGCTGGGCACCAGGGTGAAGCCCACGGCGGGCACCCAAGGCGGGGCCATTGCTGCTGTGGCGGCTGTTCTGGAAGGTTCTGAAAGAGAAGACAAggatggggtgaggggggtgCACTGCAGAACTGGGGCGAGGCTACCCCAAGcacggggcagggaggggctggggtgactCCGGCACAGCCCCCGCCAGCCCGGGACAATGGCTCCAGGGAACACATTTCCACCCAAACTTCTGCCCCACGCAGGGGGCCTGCCTGACTGGGAggagcccccgggccccccccccacTGCTAGTCCTGCCCCAGCTCCGGCCCCAGCCGCCAGCACCCTCACCCTTGACCTCGGGTCTCCTGTCACGTGACCCCCTCCTCACATTCCAGGCCAGTTCACGTCCCCTCCACCCAGGCTTCccggctcctcctccccaggccaaCTGACAGCCCAGCGCTCTGAGCACCTGCTGATCAGTCCATCCCCCCAGCCGTATGTTCTAGTActtctcattcactcattcattcattcattcacccattcaatAACTAGTATCACACGGAGCTCGGCTAAAATCCTGGCTCCCCACTAACTcactgtgacctcaggcaaatcacTTCAATTCTCTgggtgggcctcagtttcccctctgtaGAATCGGATGGCAACACTGTGCCCAGCCCAGCAGGGGAGCACACAGGTATTTTATCAGCACCCTGCAGGCCCAGCCTAAAATCACCCTCCCTTCCTCGTGTGtcagagagggaaagcagggatccctgggtggcgcagcggtttggcgcctgcctttggcccagggcgcgatcctggagactcgggatcgaatcccacatcaggctcccggtgcatggagcctgcttctccctctgcctatgtctctgcgcctctctctctcactgtgtgcctatcataaataaattaaaaaaaaaaaaaaatgaaggctactatttaaaaaaaaaaaaaaaaaaagaatctggaacaatttaaaaaaaaaaaaaaagagagagaggaaaagcagcCGGCCTGGAGTCGCACAGCATTCTGGGGCCAGGCTTTGCCCAACCAAAAAGCTGTTCCCAGCCTGACGCGCAGGCTCACTGAGGCAGTGGGTGGGAAGAACAGGAGTGAGCAAGAGCTCACGGCTAGCGAGGCCCCTCGGCCACCCTGAGAGGCTGGCAGGACTCCAGGCAAGGAAGGTCCCGTATCAGGCCTGGATGCTGCCAGCCCAAGCGCTGGGGACCCAGTCATCAGGCCTGGCCCTCATGCTCATCAGCTGTGTCCCCTTCCCCAGCAGCCCCAATGCCTGTCCTGAGCACCTACTAGTTGCCCAACAGCATGTGAGACTCCCAGCAGGTGGAATTGCTCACTGGGGCTGAGAGTCCAGCCAGGAGGGGCGGCGGTGGTGAGGCCTGGCTGGCATCTCAGACCAGCTCTGACTGCCCCTGCTCTGGGACCCGAGCCTGTGACCACCTCaactggacctcagtttccccacattAAATGAGGGGGCTGGGCTCCCACGGACACACTCTGATCCTAACTGAAGAATCTGGAGTGCAGGTGTTTGTTTGCAGGAAATAAGAAGCCACACAAGCAGACTGAGCTCAGCAAACCTGCAGCACGACCTGCTAGCGTGGGGGCTGGGGACCCAGGGTAGATGGGACAGGAGCGTCCCTGAGGGGGCACAGGCCTCAGAAAGGGTGCCCCGACCCACTATCAAGGAAAAAATGGTCCTGGCAGGACAGGGAGCACTTCCTGAacagagagggacacagggagggagagaatgacaGGCAAGTGTGGGTGGAGTGGGTCACCTGCCTGCCAGGGAGCAAGTGCAGAAAAAGGCTGTGCTCGCTGGGCGGTGGGGAGCCATCGGGCCTTCAGAACAAAGGGTCAAGggtgccctggggagaggggacagcTGCAGGCCTGGGGCTCCATGAAGCCCCATGAAATGCAGACGCAACTTTCCCAACAACCAGGGACCATTAAGTCCTTGTCAACTCCCAGCTTTTGAGGACTCTAATAACGTGAAAATTGTTCTCAGCACATTTagtgaaaaaagagagaactttcgtgcaggggtggggaggggtggtggaggggcagagggggagagggagagaatctcaagccgactctccactgagcacagagctgactctcacaaccctgaaatcacgacctgagtggaaatcaagagttggacacttaatcgactaagccacctgggcgcttcagaatgataaaaaaaattaaaaaaaaaaaaaaaaacagatgaatgacATAGGTAGGCATTTTAAAACCGTaaacaggggggatccctgggtggcgcagcggtttagcgcctgcctttggcccagggcgcgatcctggagacctgggatcgaatcccacgtcgggctcctggtgcatggagcctgcttctccctctgcctgtgtctctgcctctctctctctctgtgactatcatacacaaataaataaaaaattaaaaaaaaataacaccgtAAACAGATTCACGAAGGTGTCATAATCCCACAGCTAACACCGCTGGGGAACGGCTGTCCGCCCACCGCCCTCATCCTCGCCCTGCGGGGAACGACCCCATCTTATCCCATCTGCCGGTGAAGACCCGAGGCACGGAGCCGGAAGGCGTCGGCCCAGGGCCCCTCTGCGAGTGGGCAGCCGGGGATCCTAAGGGCTGCCCTCGGCAGTGGGGTTATGACGCTATGTTTGTTCCATCTTTATCGTTTTCCAAAATGTCTATAAtaaccatcattttaaaaaagattttatttactcctctgagaaagagagaggcagagacacaggcagagggagaagcaggccccatgccgtgagcccgacacgggactcgatcccgggactctaggatcaggccctgagtcaaagccagatgctcaaccgctgagccccccaggcatcccaatgagcATCATTTTAAATGGACAATCGGAGAGTGTTGGGCAGCAGATTCCAGCCCTGCCCTCTAGTGACGGACCGACTCCTCCCTCCTTGGGCCTCGGGTTTTGTCACGGGTGGAACTGGGATGGTCCCTCCATCCGCCCAGGTCAAGGCACAGGTGAGCCACGAGGATGCCCGTCGATGAGCCCTGGGCATGCGATGCGGGGCCTGGCAGTAGGTGGTCCTGAGcgtctccctcccctgccctcctgccctgccctctggctTCCAGGGTGCACACAAGTGTTCCCGGGTGAGCAGGACGGTCTGTCTCACCACCGTCGGGAGGATGCTGGCCCTGTGCCAGGACGTGGGTGTGGACCCGGCCACCCAGCTGGGCTCACCAGCGCATCACCCAGCAGGGCTCAGGCCTCCTCAGCTGCTTTCTCATCTGTGGCCCGGGAACACAACCCTGCCCAGTCCGCCTAATAAGTATGTCAGATTCGCAGCAAAGTGACAGTGTTTCGGCAGCCACAGGAGCTGTGGTGAGGACACCAGGCGTCCCCTGGAACATGACATGGCTGGGCAGGTGAGAGGCCTTCACACCATCCTTACCCTCACAtgcagatagggaaactgagtcccaaaagttgaggggaggggctggggggtcaGGCACTGAACTGGGCCTGACCTGGAGTCTCCTCAGTGTGACCCTTCGTGCCTTTTCTCATGGCACGGGATAGTCCCAGCTTACACCCACTTTGTTTCAAACCGATGGCCGCCCCCCCCCATAAGTATCCCTCGatggccgccccccccccataagTATCCCTCCTACAGGTGCTCAAGGTTAATGCCACCAGTACCAGACACACGGGCATCATGAACCCCTGCTATGATTCGCAGAGGTGGACACACCTGCCGTAGTGTTCTTGCCCCAAACACAAAACCCCAGCCTAACCGTGAGAAAACCCCAGAGAACCACAAGTGGAAGAGCATTCTACAAAACAACGGACTGGTACTCCTCGGAGGTGCCAAGGTCACAGGAGACAAGCAAAGACTGAGGGAAATGTCACTGAGTGCAGGAGGCTCCAGAAGGAGTAACAACTAAACACAATGTGAGATCCGCATGGGGTCCTGGGGCCAACGTGGCAGTTTGTGGGAAAGCTGGTGGAACTCCACAGGGCTGCGGTTGCGAGCGCCACACCACAGTGACTTCCCAGCTGGGGGGACGCTGTCTGGGGACTTTCTGTACTACTTTTGTaccttttctgtaagtctaaaattagttcaaaatagaatattaaaaaagaagtatcttGGTTCAGATAACAGTTTGCACTGTCCCTCACTTCTGCTCAGTATCTGTCACTGTATCAGACCCTgaccccagccccggccccggcccccgctcTGTCTTACCAAGGCCCTCCAAGCCTCCATTCCCACCACATCACTCCTGCTCTGAGACTGTCACTGCATCCTATCctggcttggtttttttttttcctacttttttttaaaatcaaggtaaaatttacataacataaaattaaccatttaaagtgcacaattcgGTGACATTTAGTACACTTCCAGTGTCTCGCCATCACCATCCATAtcaagttccaaaacattttcatcaccccagatgAACCCCCCTACCCACTGCAGTCGTGGCttgttcctccctcccccagtccctggTAACCAGTAATCTGCCCTCTATCTCTGTGGATCTATCTTTTCTGCACATTTcagtaaatggaatcatacaatacgtGGCCTCTGGGGTGTGGCTTCTGTCACCTAGCATGTTTCTGAGATTTACTCACATTGCACCATATGCCCATGCCGCTAGGTTCTGTGGGCAGGGGCACTCACGTCACCCTGCCACAGTACCCAGCCGATGCCCAGGAAATTCCACACAGGACTTGCCCACAGTGCCAGCGAGTGGGTCCTAGAGCCTATCAACCAAGCCCCCTGCTGTACAGAACAAACCACAGCCCAGAAGAGGGTGGTGGCTTCCCTAAGCCCTCAGTGGCAGAGTAGGGTCTGAGCCAGTGTTCCTGCCCCCACTCCTGGATGCCCCTTCCAGAGCCTAGGGAATCAGAGAGTCTGCCCAGCTCCAAGGTCAGACACAGAAAGGGCAGATGCCTCTCTGACACACAGAGAGCCCAGACAGGTTGCTTCCTGTGGCCTCTGGGGGACTGCCCAGTTCCTGAATCACCCAAACTAGGGGACCCACCAGGATGAGTCACATtcggctgggctgggctgggctgggctgggctagCCAAGGCAGGCCTGAGAGGGATCTGCTCTGGGATGGGGTCCCAGGGAGGGCTGAGGAAAGTCAGGGAGCACCCAAGGCTGGGAAAGGACTTGGGATGGAGGTAGAAGGGCAAAGCCACCTACATACCTTTTATTTCCACCAATGTCAGACAGTGACTAAGAACCCAAACACGTTGGTTTGCCTCCAATTTGCTTTGTAATCCTGagtgcctctctgggcctcagtttcccttacATTGGGCAGGTATAACCTGTCCTGCCTGCTTCATGGGGTCATGGGGAGGCTCAAGTGAGGACCAGACAAGTGAGGGGCTGTGGCTGTCAACGCTGAGGCCGCTCACCCCCTCTCctcccggggaggggggaggggggcggaaaAGTGGCCCCGGGGCATAGACCCAAGGCTGAGAAGACATTGCCAGTCAGACACTGGATGCTAAGTGGGGCAAAAGGCTAAACAGAACGCTCCACCCACAGGCCTGGGGCCACTCACAGAGGAGCACTTCCAAAACCAGCGAGAAGGGTCAAAGCAGAGggctcaggacctgggatcaggaAAAGGTTGAGGGTCAAAGCAGAGGGCTCAGGACCTGGGGTCAGGAAAAGGTTGAGGGTCAAAGCAGAGGGCTCAGGACCTGGGGTCAGGAGAAGGTTCTAGGCCTCTGAGGAACAAGTGATGGAGGTGGTGCTTGGTGGCTCATCCTGATGCTCATTACTTCACTTACTCTTCACAGCAGCTAcggggggttggggagggcaaCCAGCTGCCTCTCTCCTGGGGGCCCTGAGCCACACCCTCCTGGCCTCCATAGTGGACATTACTATTGCCACCATCCAatccaaataaggaaactgaggcacagggagtcCCAGAATTTTCCAGGTCTGTGTGACTCTGAGGCCCAGAGCACCCCCTCCCctgagctgggagtctgctggCCTCGGCCCTGGGCCACATGGTCACTTACCTTGTGTCACCTCCTTCTCATTCCAACATGGCAGGTAAGGCCTGCGCAAGGCCTGGGGGGGCCGCAGGGGGCTCCCATCCTACCTCAGGGGTCCCACTCTCTGCCCAGTGTAGAAGACTCTCTCGGGGCCAACAGGCTCACTCCCTCCAGCCCCAGCGCTAGTGTTGCAGCCCCCCCAGAGCATGAGACCCCTTCCCAGGCAGGAGCAGCAGTTACAGGATGTGAATCCTCCCTGTCGCCCCAAGAGTGGGACTCAGGGAACTCTTGTCCTTAAGATGCTTTGCTCCTGCTCCCCATTTCTGGCCCTGAGATCTCACCTCCCAGGCCTCTCTGTCCCCATCTGTGAAGCGGGGGCTGAGCTAGAGAGTCTCTGGGCTGTCCTCCTGTTCCCCGAGGCCTTCCTACAGAAGGCGGCAGGAACTGCTCCCCAGAAACAGAATAGTGTTGCTTCTGAGacgccctcctcctcctcccctgtggCGCCCGGCCCTCCTCCACCTTGTCGCTCACTCGTGCCACTGCTGTCCTGGGACTTGTTTTAAGGCTCCTTCCTTTTCTAACGTGACTTACAGCTAATCCTCCGCATTAGAACCTTCGTGAATCTTTTTCATTATGAAAGCACAACAGACAAGTTGGGGAGGATCCACATCCAGCTGGTGACCAGGATGGCTGGGAGTGACAGGGGGAATGTGCTCCACGGAGAATGACTACTTTTGTAAACACAAAGGGCATATTCAGGCGTGGCTTGTACAATCAGAAGAAAGTACAAATCAAAGGAACACAGATTGCAaaataaactaatgaaaatgGCGAAAGTGTAGGTAGGAAAAAGGAGGCTCCCTCCctccaagccccccccccccagcaaccCGCTGCCATCAGTGGTTTCCAGCAGATCCAGCTACGATTCGGTCACTGCCAGGCACAAATGTGTGCCCCAAATGcacgcacgtgtgcacacacacgcacagaagGACACAGCGTACAGAACAAGGCCTTGAACGGTACTGGTTTGAACCCCAGCTCCAGCGCTGCCACGATGTGcctgcccaggggctcctgggtgagcctcagtttcctttagTTCAAAGGACTCCCTCTGCGCCTCCTTTTGGGTCGGCCGAGCAGCCGGAGGCGGCCCCCCGCGGGAGGCGCTATCCCCCGCCCCGAGCGCCTTCGTGCCTTTCAAGGCAGCGGGCAAACCTCGGGGCTCCGCGAAGCAGACGTGTCCCCCGCCGTGTCCCCCGCCGCACAGGgctccccacccgcctcccctgcGGGGCGCCGCAGCCCCAGGCCCACTGCTGCCAGCTAAGGCTTTGGGTCAGCGGCCCGCGGGAGGCCGGCGCCCTGGCGCCCTTCCGGACGCAGCCCCTCTGCCATCCTCCCCAGGCCCCGTGACCCTTTTGGAACCGCCTCGGTCAACTGTCCCTAGGGGAGGCCCCAGCCCGGCGCCCCTGCCGTCCGCTGCAGAGCGCGggccgggaccgggaccgggaccggaGCGGGCGCTGCGCGGGGCAGACCAGCCGCCGGGGGACCCCAAACCCGCGGCGCGCTCACCCCTGCCACGGCTCCGAGCTCCCCTGCAGGGGGCACTGCGGACAGGCGGTCCCAGGGGGCCTTctgcccaccccaggccccgGTCCCGGACCGAACCGGGAATCTTGGGCCCGGTTCTCAGGCCCGCTGGGGCCCCACGTGGCTGCGTGCAAACACCCCCCCGGGGCCCGCGTTTCCGCGTCTAGAAATGGCGCGTTTCAAGTGGACCGCCAGGCGTTCGTGATCCCCacggcgccccgccccgccactCCCCCGAGCCTGCCGGGGCCCTCCCGGGGGCTCCGCTTCCCGCCAGACCcgagccggggcggggcggggcgcgggggcggggcgcgggggcggggcgcgggggcggggcgcgggggcggggcgcgggggcggggcgcgggggcggggcggggccgggctgcccaagtgccccccacc of the Vulpes lagopus strain Blue_001 chromosome 5, ASM1834538v1, whole genome shotgun sequence genome contains:
- the TSPO gene encoding translocator protein — translated: MAPPWVPAVGFTLVPSLGGFLGSYYVRGEGLRWYASLQKPSWHPPRWTLGPIWGTLYSAMGYGSYMVWKELGGFSEEAVVPLGLYAGQLALNWAWPPLFFGTRQMGWALVDLLLTGGLAGATAVAWCRVSPPAARLLYPYLAWLAFAAALNYCVWRDNQGWRGGRRLTD